A single genomic interval of Pan paniscus chromosome 18, NHGRI_mPanPan1-v2.0_pri, whole genome shotgun sequence harbors:
- the CAPNS2 gene encoding calpain small subunit 2, with translation MFLAKALLEGADRGLGEALGGLFGGGGQRREGGGRNIGGIVGGIVNFISEAAAAQYTPEPPPTQQHFTSVEASESEEVRRFRQQFTQLAGPDMEVGATDLMNILNKVLSKHKDLKTDGFSLDTCRSIVSVMDSDTTGKLGFEEFKYLWNNIKKWQCVYKQYDRDHSGSLGSSQLQGALQAAGFQLNEQLYQMIVRRYANEDGDMDFNNFISCLVRLDAMFRAFKSLDRDRDGLIQVSIKEWLQLTMYS, from the coding sequence ATGTTTCTTGCAAAGGCTCTATTGGAAGGAGCAGATCGAGGTCTTGGAGAAGCTCTTGGAGGCCTCTTTGGAGGAGGTGgtcagagaagagaaggaggaggaagaaatatTGGAGGGATAGTTGGAGGAATTGTGAATTTTATCAGTGAGGCTGCAGCAGCTCAGTATACTCCAGAACCGCCTCCCACTCAGCAGCATTTCACCAGTGTGGAGGCCTCAGAAAGTGAGGAAGTTAGGCGATTTCGGCAACAATTTACACAGCTGGCTGGACCAGACATGGAGGTGGGTGCCACTGATCTGATGAATATTCTCAACAAAGTCCTTTCTAAGCACAAAGATCTGAAGACTGACGGTTTTAGTCTTGACACCTGCCGGAGCATTGTGTCTGTCATGGACAGTGACACGACTGGTAAGCTGGGCTTTGAAGAATTTAAGTATCTGTGGAACAACATCAAGAAATGGCAGTGTGTTTATAAGCAGTATGACAGGGACCATTCTGGGTCTCTGGGAAGTTCTCAGCTGCAGGGAGCTCTGCAGGCCGCAGGCTTCCAGCTAAATGAACAACTGTACCAAATGATTGTCCGCCGGTATGCTAATGAAGATGGAGATATGGATTTTAACAATTTCATCAGCTGCTTGGTCCGCCTGGATGCCATGTTTCGTGCCTTCAAGTCTCTGGATAGAGATAGAGATGGCCTGATTCAAGTGTCTATCAAAGAATGGCTGCAGTTGACCATGTATTCCTGA